The following coding sequences are from one Anguilla anguilla isolate fAngAng1 chromosome 12, fAngAng1.pri, whole genome shotgun sequence window:
- the LOC118209339 gene encoding extracellular calcium-sensing receptor-like isoform X2, with protein MYLNQVHSSAGSEMCSGMALQIILLALTVLWAAAQTPPCRILGRAAKPSFYQHGDINIGGVFALHRISGEISNKFDTKPEHLKCSRVILREFRLAQTMIFATEEINNRTDILPGVSLGYKIHDSCASPIFATRAAMTMMNGYEDTLSDTSCSTPAVVPAIIGTSISTNAIAIAGTVGLFQIPLISHFSTCACLSNRKRFPTFFRTIPSDYYQSRALAQLVKNFGWTWIGAVNSDDDYGNNGMATFTKAAQQEGICIEYSEKFHKTEAEKLLKVVDVIKRGTAKVIVAFLGQGEMTLLLEQLAFQNITGFQMVGSEGWITASSIASPSSFRTLGGSIGFAITQGKINGLQEFLLKLQPSNYPNNTDVTDFWEAAFQCNLRNGDEKTHITPCTGSESLIELENAYTDITELRISNNVYKAVYAVAHSVHDLLACTPHQGCTNSVKTEPWQVLRALKKVNFTLGTGEKVSFDSNGDPVARYEVVNWQLGPDGAVKFRVVGYYDDSLPSGQQFVMRPVSMVWAGGQKEKPRSVCSESCPPGTRKAVQRGRPVCCYDCVPCNQGEISNITELQRLRVILL; from the exons ATGTATTTAAACCAGGTACACAGCAGTGCTGGATCTGAGATGTGCAGTGGGATGGCACTGCAGATCATTCTGCTGGCACTAACAGTCCTCTGGGCTGCAGCACAGACTCCACCATGCAGAATACTGGGGAGGGCAGCCAAGCCCAGCTTCTATCAACATGGAGACATCAATATCGGCGGCGTTTTCGCCTTGCACCGAATTTCCGGGGAAATAAGCAACAAATTTGACACCAAACCTGAGCACCTGAAGTGTTCACG AGTTATTTTGAGAGAATTCCGGTTGGCCCAGACCATGATCTTTGCCActgaagaaataaacaacagaactgACATACTCCCAGGTGTATCTCTTGGATATAAGATACACGATTCATGTGCCTCTCCAATATTCGCTACAAGAGCAGCCATGACTATGATGAATGGTTATGAGGATACATTGTCTGACACATCATGCTCCACACCAGCAGTAGTGCCGGCCATTATCGGGACATCCATTTCTACTAATGCCATTGCAATCGCAGGAACTGTTGGATTATTTCAGATTCCACTG ATCAGTCACTTTTCaacatgtgcatgtctgagcaATAGAAAAAGGTTCCCCACATTCTTCAGAACCATTCCCAGTGACTATTACCAGAGCAGAGCACTGGCTCAGCTGGTGAAGAATTTTGGCTGGACCTGGATAGGAGCAGTGAACAGTGATGATGATTACGGAAATAATGGGATGGCCACATTTACAAAAGCTGCTCAACAGGAAGGGATCTGCATTGAGTATTCTGaaaaatttcacaaaacagaGGCAGAGAAATTACTGAAGGTTGTAGATGTTATCAAAAGAGGCACTGCAAAGGTAATTGTAGCATTCCTTGGTCAGGGTGAAATGACCCTGTTATTGGAGCAGCTGGCCTTTCAGAATATTACTGGTTTTCAAATGGTTGGTAGTGAAGGCTGGATAACAGCAAGCAGTATAGCATCACCAAGCAGTTTCAGAACACTGGGAGGATCTATTGGCTTTGCTATCAcccaaggcaaaataaatggcttGCAAGAATTTCTATTAAAACTTCAGCCGTCCAATTACCCAAATAACACTGATGTTACAGACTTTTGGGAAGCTGCTTTTCAGTGTAACCTCAGAAATGGAGACGAAAAGACTCACATTACTCCCTGCACTGGATCTGAGAGCTTGATTGAACTGGAAAATGCATACACTGATATAACAGAGCTGAGAATCTCCAACAATGTTTACAAAGCAGTATATGCAGTTGCTCATTCTGTACATGACCTGCTGGCATGTACACCCCATCAAGGCTGCACAAACAGTGTGAAAACAGAGCCCTGGCAG GTACTTAGGGCTCtgaaaaaagtcaattttaCTTTGGGAACTGGAGAAAAAGTCTCTTTTGATAGTAATGGGGATCCGGTAGCCAGATATGAGGTGGTGAATTGGCAGCTTGGTCCTGACGGTGCAGTAAAGTTCAGAGTGGTCGGCTACTATGATGATTCTTTACCGTCTGGGCAGCAGTTTGTGATGAGACCTGTTAGTATGGTTTGGGCAGGTGGGCAAAAAGAG AAACCcaggtcagtgtgcagtgagagctgtcccccaggcacccggaaggctgtgcagagaggaaggCCTGTCTGTTGCTATGATTGTGTGCCTTGCAATCAGGGAGAAATCAGCAATATTACAG
- the LOC118209349 gene encoding extracellular calcium-sensing receptor-like isoform X1 has product MCSGMDLQIILLALTVLWAAAQTPPCRLLGRAAKPSFYQHGDINIGGVFALHQIPGEISNKFDTKPEHLKCSRVILREFRLAQTMIFATEEINNRTDILPGVSLGYKIHDSCASPIFATRAAMTMMNGYEDTLSDTSCSTPAVVPAIIGTSISTNAIAIAGTVGLFQIPLISHFSTCACLSNRKRFPTFFRTIPSDYYQSRALAQLVKNFGWTWIGAVNSDDDYGNNGMATFTKAAQQEGICIEYSEKFHITEAEKLLKVVDVIKRGTAKVIVAFLGQGEMIPLLEQLAFQNITGFQMVGSEGWITSSSIASPSSFRTLGGSIGFAITQGKINGLQEFLLKLQPSNYPNNTDVTDFWEAAFQCNLRNGDEKTHITPCTGSESLIELENAYTDITELRISNNVYKAVYAVAHSLHDLLACTPHQGCTNSVNTEPWQVLRALKNVNFTLGTGEKVSFDSNGDPVARYEVVNWQLGTDGAVKFRVVGDYDDSLPSGQQFVMRPVSMVWAGGQKEKPRSVCSESCPPGTRKAVQRGRPVCCYDCVPCNQGEISNITDSNDCILCLEEYRSNAKRDQCVLKVVEFLSFQEMMGGMLVIFSIFGACITAFVAVLFFKKKDTPIVKSNNSELSFLLLFSLKLCFLCSLTFIGRPSEWSCMLRHTAFGITFVLCISCVLGKTIVVLMAFRATLPGSNVMKWFGPLQQRLSVLAFTFIQVLICVLWLTISPPFPNKNMKHYKEKIILECDVGSAVGFWAVLGYIGLLSILCFVLAFLARKLPDNFNEAKYITFSMLIFCAVWITFIPAYVSSPGKFTVAVEIFAILASSFGLLFCIFLPKCYIILFRPEQNTRKHIMGKTDVKSQ; this is encoded by the exons ATGTGCAGTGGGATGGATCTGCAGATCATTCTGCTGGCACTAACAGTCCTCTGGGCTGCAGCACAGACTCCACCATGCAGATTACTGGGGAGGGCAGCCAAGCCCAGCTTCTATCAACATGGAGACATCAATATCGGCGGCGTTTTCGCCTTGCACCAAATTCCCGGGGAAATAAGCAACAAATTTGACACCAAACCTGAGCACCTGAAGTGTTCACG AGTTATTTTGAGAGAATTCCGGTTGGCCCAGACCATGATCTTTGCCActgaagaaataaacaacagaactgACATCCTCCCAGGTGTATCTCTTGGATATAAGATACACGATTCATGTGCCTCTCCAATATTCGCTACAAGAGCAGCCATGACTATGATGAATGGTTATGAGGATACATTGTCTGACACATCATGCTCCACACCAGCAGTAGTGCCGGCCATTATCGGGACATCCATTTCTACTAATGCCATTGCAATCGCAGGAACTGTTGGATTATTTCAGATTCCACTG ATCAGTCACTTTTCaacatgtgcatgtctgagcaATAGAAAAAGGTTCCCCACATTCTTCAGAACCATTCCCAGTGACTATTACCAGAGCAGAGCACTGGCTCAGCTGGTGAAGAATTTTGGCTGGACCTGGATAGGAGCAGTGAACAGTGATGATGATTACGGAAATAATGGGATGGCCACATTTACAAAAGCTGCTCAACAGGAAGGGATCTGCATTGAGTATTCTGAAAAATTTCACATAACAGAGGCAGAGAAATTACTGAAGGTTGTAGATGTTATCAAAAGAGGCACTGCAAAGGTAATTGTAGCATTCCTTGGTCAGGGTGAAATGATCCCGTTATTGGAGCAGCTGGCCTTTCAGAATATTACTGGTTTTCAAATGGTTGGCAGTGAAGGCTGGATAACATCAAGTAGTATAGCATCACCAAGCAGTTTCAGAACACTGGGAGGATCTATTGGCTTTGCTATCAcccaaggcaaaataaatggcttGCAAGAATTTCTATTAAAACTTCAGCCGTCCAATTACCCAAATAACACTGATGTTACAGACTTTTGGGAAGCTGCTTTTCAGTGTAACCTCAGAAATGGAGACGAAAAGACTCACATTACTCCCTGCACTGGATCTGAGAGCTTGATTGAACTGGAAAATGCATACACTGATATAACAGAGCTGAGAATCTCCAACAATGTTTACAAAGCAGTATATGCAGTTGCTCATTCTCTACATGACCTGCTGGCATGTACACCCCATCAAGGCTGCACAAACAGTGTGAATACAGAACCCTGGCAG GTACTAAGGGCTCTGAAAAACGTCAATTTTACATTGGGAACTGGAGAAAAGGTCTCTTTTGACAGTAATGGGGACCCAGTAGCCAGATATGAGGTGGTGAACTGGCAGCTTGGTACTGACGGTGCAGTAAAGTTCAGAGTGGTCGGTGACTATGATGATTCTTTACCGTCTGGGCAGCAGTTTGTGATGAGACCTGTTAGTATGGTTTGGGCAGGTGGGCAAAAAGAG AAACCcaggtcagtgtgcagtgagagctgtcccccaggcacccggaaggctgtgcagagaggaaggCCTGTCTGTTGCTATGATTGTGTGCCTTGCAATCAGGGAGAAATCAGCAATATTACAG ATTCTAATGACTGCATTCTGTGTCTGGAAGAATACAGGTCAAATGCTAAAAGAGATCAATGTGTGTTAAAGGTTGTCGAATTTCTATCCTTTCAAGAAATGATGGGGggcatgcttgttattttttccatatttggaGCATGTATAACTGCAtttgtggctgtgctgttctttaaaaagaaagacacACCTATTGTGAAATCCAACAACTCAGAGCTGAGtttcctgctgctcttttcattgaaactgtgtttcctttgctctcttaccttcatcggtcggccctctgagtggtcctgtatgctgcgccacactgcgtttgggatcacctttgtcctctgcatctcttgtgttttgggaaaaacaatagtggtgttaatggccttcagggctacacttccaggcagtaatgtaatgaagtggtttgggcctctgcagcagagactgagtgttcttgctttcactttcatacaggtccttatttgtgtgctttggttaacaatatcccctccattccccaacaagaacatgaagcactacaaagaaaagatcattctagaatgtgatgtaggatcagcagtggggttctgggctgtgctgggttatATTGGGCTCCTCTCtatattgtgctttgttttagcttttctggCTCGTAAGCTGCCTGATAACTTCAATGAAGCCAAGTacatcacattcagcatgctcatattctgtgcagtctggatcacttttataccagcttatgtcagctcacctggaaaattcactgtagctgtggaaATATTTGCAATTTTAGCATCTAGTTTTGGCTTGCTGTTCTGTATCTTTCTTCCAAAATGCTATATCATTTTATTCAGACCTGAGCAAAATACTAGAAAACATATAATGGGTAAAACAGATGTGAAATCTCAGTGA
- the LOC118209349 gene encoding extracellular calcium-sensing receptor-like isoform X2, with product MCSGMDLQIILLALTVLWAAAQTPPCRLLGRAAKPSFYQHGDINIGGVFALHQIPGEISNKFDTKPEHLKCSRVILREFRLAQTMIFATEEINNRTDILPGVSLGYKIHDSCASPIFATRAAMTMMNGYEDTLSDTSCSTPAVVPAIIGTSISTNAIAIAGTVGLFQIPLISHFSTCACLSNRKRFPTFFRTIPSDYYQSRALAQLVKNFGWTWIGAVNSDDDYGNNGMATFTKAAQQEGICIEYSEKFHITEAEKLLKVVDVIKRGTAKVIVAFLGQGEMIPLLEQLAFQNITGFQMVGSEGWITSSSIASPSSFRTLGGSIGFAITQGKINGLQEFLLKLQPSNYPNNTDVTDFWEAAFQCNLRNGDEKTHITPCTGSESLIELENAYTDITELRISNNVYKAVYAVAHSLHDLLACTPHQGCTNSVNTEPWQVLRALKNVNFTLGTGEKVSFDSNGDPVARYEVVNWQLGTDGAVKFRVVGDYDDSLPSGQQFVMRPVSMVWAGGQKEKPRSVCSESCPPGTRKAVQRGRPVCCYDCVPCNQGEISNITELQRLRVILL from the exons ATGTGCAGTGGGATGGATCTGCAGATCATTCTGCTGGCACTAACAGTCCTCTGGGCTGCAGCACAGACTCCACCATGCAGATTACTGGGGAGGGCAGCCAAGCCCAGCTTCTATCAACATGGAGACATCAATATCGGCGGCGTTTTCGCCTTGCACCAAATTCCCGGGGAAATAAGCAACAAATTTGACACCAAACCTGAGCACCTGAAGTGTTCACG AGTTATTTTGAGAGAATTCCGGTTGGCCCAGACCATGATCTTTGCCActgaagaaataaacaacagaactgACATCCTCCCAGGTGTATCTCTTGGATATAAGATACACGATTCATGTGCCTCTCCAATATTCGCTACAAGAGCAGCCATGACTATGATGAATGGTTATGAGGATACATTGTCTGACACATCATGCTCCACACCAGCAGTAGTGCCGGCCATTATCGGGACATCCATTTCTACTAATGCCATTGCAATCGCAGGAACTGTTGGATTATTTCAGATTCCACTG ATCAGTCACTTTTCaacatgtgcatgtctgagcaATAGAAAAAGGTTCCCCACATTCTTCAGAACCATTCCCAGTGACTATTACCAGAGCAGAGCACTGGCTCAGCTGGTGAAGAATTTTGGCTGGACCTGGATAGGAGCAGTGAACAGTGATGATGATTACGGAAATAATGGGATGGCCACATTTACAAAAGCTGCTCAACAGGAAGGGATCTGCATTGAGTATTCTGAAAAATTTCACATAACAGAGGCAGAGAAATTACTGAAGGTTGTAGATGTTATCAAAAGAGGCACTGCAAAGGTAATTGTAGCATTCCTTGGTCAGGGTGAAATGATCCCGTTATTGGAGCAGCTGGCCTTTCAGAATATTACTGGTTTTCAAATGGTTGGCAGTGAAGGCTGGATAACATCAAGTAGTATAGCATCACCAAGCAGTTTCAGAACACTGGGAGGATCTATTGGCTTTGCTATCAcccaaggcaaaataaatggcttGCAAGAATTTCTATTAAAACTTCAGCCGTCCAATTACCCAAATAACACTGATGTTACAGACTTTTGGGAAGCTGCTTTTCAGTGTAACCTCAGAAATGGAGACGAAAAGACTCACATTACTCCCTGCACTGGATCTGAGAGCTTGATTGAACTGGAAAATGCATACACTGATATAACAGAGCTGAGAATCTCCAACAATGTTTACAAAGCAGTATATGCAGTTGCTCATTCTCTACATGACCTGCTGGCATGTACACCCCATCAAGGCTGCACAAACAGTGTGAATACAGAACCCTGGCAG GTACTAAGGGCTCTGAAAAACGTCAATTTTACATTGGGAACTGGAGAAAAGGTCTCTTTTGACAGTAATGGGGACCCAGTAGCCAGATATGAGGTGGTGAACTGGCAGCTTGGTACTGACGGTGCAGTAAAGTTCAGAGTGGTCGGTGACTATGATGATTCTTTACCGTCTGGGCAGCAGTTTGTGATGAGACCTGTTAGTATGGTTTGGGCAGGTGGGCAAAAAGAG AAACCcaggtcagtgtgcagtgagagctgtcccccaggcacccggaaggctgtgcagagaggaaggCCTGTCTGTTGCTATGATTGTGTGCCTTGCAATCAGGGAGAAATCAGCAATATTACAG aacTTCAGCGTTTAAGGGTCATACTCCTGTGA